From the genome of Palaemon carinicauda isolate YSFRI2023 chromosome 6, ASM3689809v2, whole genome shotgun sequence, one region includes:
- the LOC137642442 gene encoding insulin-like growth factor 1 receptor: protein MSTRATNLTIPGLQPFTRYLVKVVACHPPERSRVLCSTEPKTISFITPKISTGGSHKVTDLELKDGLTGRQRISWRPPLTLRGELVAYLVTLRLRLPANYRSSKSYSTVFCITDRDFKEKNNTFEIEETYLEPGLYTVGVEALTNPPSPSNDSHAYVDIAVKMEILPTVLQSPTVIAGVLSGCFVGSTILGVILRVVFKKAPKGNDLHLAVKEDTIRDDVSSSSTNQQLRLMFPESQILKGYLRVSRLLAKGTYGSVYLGEMRPPNAPASVPIAVKKSRSSYRKDEILNEAKLMLELDCHHLVKSYGIATKSSQVYLVMDLAQQDLLSFLRSLKPMDGNVFSSLDLQKVCAIAIQIADGMAYLAKHAIIHRDLAARNCLMFENLHVKISDFGMSRVTDNNCYYTKTTKYFPVRWLPPEYFKHNRFTCQSDVWSYGVVLWEILSKGALPYKDVRLGDVKAHVTNGNTLESEIVCQTPPFMSAMMTSCWNMDEKRRPYFPQIVRTLYPHISPSFRTHFGKVSFYDTEEGQEYKRQVDWLRDPTSNHPVHCDEDLGCDTQPPQLPARSSCKMKRFAFLPTLVLSDMIPKRFSLVTPDYENLLKTNVGEDPSKAPQETQSLLEIRNVVIDGESEAGSVAGIGSAHISSPHLKNRMTPPKSSCMMKWFASLPTLVFFDTMPKRYSLETPVSENVLKTTMSDDPSEVHQEAQSLLDTSNIVIDEESVTGSVAGIGSAHRVSSYLENRTTPSKSSFGICSSKLDLKSKFEKPYSSLESNEDTDDQVESTSVNLDLQRVRYSFTSTRNFPKCRPGKRSKSFSYHGVSSPNIKDGTS, encoded by the exons ATGTCTACAAGAGCGACCAATCTCACCATACCTGGTCTTCAGCCTTTCACGCGGTACTTAGTTAAG GTGGTAGCATGTCACCCACCGGAAAGAAGCAGAGTACTTTGCTCCACAGAACCCAAAACCATTTCCTTCATTACGCCTAAGATAA gtACAGGTGGTTCCCACAAAGTGACTGATTTGGAGTTGAAAGACGGCTTGACTGGCAGGCAAAGAATCAGTTGGAGACCACCGCTCACTCTCAGAGGGGAATTGGTCGCGTATTTAGTCACCCTTCGTCTTCGGCTGCCAGCTAACTATCGGTCATCGAAATCG TATTCCACAGTGTTCTGCATCACTGATCGAGATTTCAAGGAGAAGAACAACACTTTCGAAATAGAAGAGACCTACTTGGAACCGGGTCTGTACACCGTTGGCGTTGAGGCTCTAACAAACCCACCATCTCCTTCCAACGATTCTCACGCTTACGTTGACATTGCAGTAAAg atgGAGATATTACCTACAGTGTTGCAAAGCCCTACAGTAATAGCTGGAGTGTTGTCTGGGTGCTTCGTCGGCTCCACCATTCTGGGGGTAATATTGAGGGTGGTTTTTAAGAAGGCGCCAAAGGGGAACGACTTGCACCTGGCGGTGAAAGAGGACACTATTCGGGATGATG TCAGTTCATCGTCGACAAACCAGCAGCTGAGGCTGATGTTCCCCGAGAGTCAAATCCTGAAGGGATACCTCCGTGTGTCGCGGCTGCTGGCAAAGGGGACCTACGGTAGCGTTTACTTAGGAGAGATGAGACCTCCCAATGCCCCCGCTTCGGTCCCAATTGCTGTCAAGAAAAGCAGATCTTCGTATCGCAAGGATGAGATCCTGAACGAGGCCAAACTGATGCT AGAACTAGATTGCCACCACTTGGTCAAATCCTACGGCATAGCGACGAAGTCCTCTCAAGTTTATTTGGTCATGGACCTGGCCCAGCAGGACTTGTTAAGTTTCCTGAGGTCTCTCAAACCAATGGACGGCAATGTGTTCTCTTCGCTGGATCTCCAG AAAGTATGTGCCATTGCCATCCAGATAGCTGACGGAATGGCCTACTTGGCTAAACACGCCATCATCCACAGGGACCTGGCTGCTCGCAATTGCCTCATGTTCGAGAACCTTCATGTTAAAATATCGGATTTTGGAATGTCCAGAGTTACTGATAATAACTGTTACTATACAA AGACCACGAAGTACTTCCCCGTTCGGTGGCTGCCTCCAGAGTATTTCAAGCATAACAGGTTCACTTGCCAAAGCGATGTTTGGAGCTACGGCGTCGTTTTGTGGGAGATCCTCTCCAAAGGGGCACTTCCTTATAAG GACGTCAGACTCGGTGACGTAAAGGCCCACGTTACTAATGGGAACACACTGGAATCAGAGATCGTTTGCCAAACACCGCCTTTCATGTCTGCAATGATGACCAGTTGCTGGAATATGGATGAGAAACGGAGGCCATACTTCCCACAGATAGTCCGTACTTTGTACCCTCATATTTCGCCATCTTTTAGGACGCATTTTGG GAAAGTATCGTTCTACGACACAGAAGAGGGTCAAGAGTATAAGCGCCAAGTAGATTGGTTGCGGGATCCCACGAGCAACCATCCTGTCCATTGTGACGAAGATCTTGGTTGCGACACCCAGCCTCCCCAACTCCCAGCAAGATCTTCATGTAAAATGAAACGGTTTGCTTTTCTCCCAACTCTGGTATTATCGGACATGATACCTAAGCGATTTTCATTGGTAACTCCTGATTATGAAAACTTATTGAAAACAAACGTTGGTGAGGATCCGTCCAAGGCCCCCCAGGAAACACAAAGTCTTCTAGAGATCAGAAATGTTGTAATTGATGGAGAATCGGAAGCGGGTAGTGTGGCTGGCATAGGATCAGCTCACATATCATCTCCACATCTCAAAAACAGAATGACCCCTCCAAAATCCTCGTGTATGATGAAATGGTTTGCTTCTCTCCCAACTCTGGTATTTTTTGACACGATGCCTAAACGATATTCATTGGAAACTCCTGTTTCTGAAAACGTGCTGAAAACAACCATGAGTGATGATCCTTCCGAGGTCCACCAGGAAGCGCAGAGTCTTCTAGATACCAGTAATATTGTTATCGATGAAGAGTCGGTAACAGGTAGTGTGGCGGGAATAGGATCAGCTCACAGAGTATCTTCATATCTTGAAAATAGAACGACCCCTTCCAAATCTTCCTTTGGGATTTGCAGTAGTAAACTGGATTTGAAATCTAAATTTGAGAAACCATATTCTTCCTTAGAATCTAATGAGGATACAGACGACCAGGTAGAGAGCACTAGTGTGAATCTAGACCTTCAGAGAGTGCGCTACTCTTTCACTTCTACGAGGAATTTCCCCAAATGTAGACCAGGCAAGCGAAGTAAATCTTTCAGTTACCATGGCGTCAGCTCTCCCAACATAAAGGACGGCACTTCATAA